The Deltaproteobacteria bacterium genome segment ATGAATCCGCACGGCCTTCCGGGGTCGCAGCCGTCGGCGTGGGACCGCAGGCCCACCTCGATAAACCCGGCCAGCTTGCTGGCCGGCCCGGCTGCCGGAGACGCCTCCGCCACCAGGATGGCGAGCGGCAGCGTGCTCCGGGGACGGCCTGCGAGAATGGCCCGGATCTCCGTCCGGTGTTCTTCCGCCGTTCCCTCCGGCCAGAGGGCGGCTCTCAAGGCAACGAGCGTTTCCTCGTCGTCGGCGGTGGCGGGGCGGACGGTCATGGGGTTCAAA includes the following:
- a CDS encoding GNAT family N-acetyltransferase, which gives rise to MTVRPATADDEETLVALRAALWPEGTAEEHRTEIRAILAGRPRSTLPLAILVAEASPAAGPASKLAGFIEVGLRSHADGCDPGRPCGFIEGWYVRPEFKGRGAGKALMAAAEAWCRQQGCMEIASDTWIDNMEAQRAHEALGFEVVDRCVNYRKRL